The following are from one region of the Stanieria cyanosphaera PCC 7437 genome:
- a CDS encoding REC domain-containing phosphodiesterase, which yields MSKLLRVLIVEDSEDDTDLLVIELERGGYQIIYQRVETKEEMQAALEVQEQWDIILADYFLPRFSANEALDLLKENNLDLPFIIVSGKIGEDTAVAAMKAGAHDYFIKGKLTRLIAAVERELREALLRQEHRHAQEKLKYLAYYDELTHLPNQRLFIHHLAQQIKNNQLFAVLLIKLERFSKIKYSLGHAFSDKLLIAAIKRIEVCLQPQDFLARVGTDEFAILHIFEKQVRNFSANNLSLEQQAQHQAKIIHNQLIEPFQVDKTIAFSGISIGIALNSLSYEQPEQFLQAADTAMNQAKPDFVNYAVVFDKKIHQNVVKRLQLENDLQQAITNNELHLNYQAIVNLKTEQINCLEVLVRWKHPFLGLVSPGKFIPLSEETGLIIPLGQWVLTEACQQLSLWQKQFSHSLPLAISVNVSGIQLSHPELISHIDRLLQNFSLTGKHLKLEITESVLMENPSAVTKVLEQLKQRDIQLCIDDFGTGYSSLNYLRYLPIDTVKIDRCFVSQEGNDKNYDILKAIINLAHSLELNVIAEGIETEAQLQMLRNLGCEYGQGFLLAHPLNSQNVRNLIEEQFGCWYSA from the coding sequence ATGAGTAAACTGCTACGAGTACTAATTGTCGAAGACTCAGAAGATGATACTGACTTATTAGTAATCGAATTAGAACGTGGCGGTTATCAAATAATTTATCAGCGAGTAGAAACAAAAGAAGAAATGCAAGCTGCTCTTGAAGTTCAGGAGCAATGGGATATTATTTTAGCAGACTATTTTTTGCCCCGATTTAGTGCAAATGAGGCTTTGGATTTATTAAAAGAAAATAATTTAGATTTACCTTTTATTATTGTTTCTGGCAAAATCGGTGAAGATACGGCTGTAGCAGCGATGAAGGCAGGAGCGCATGATTATTTCATCAAAGGAAAATTGACTCGCTTAATTGCTGCTGTAGAGAGAGAACTAAGAGAAGCTCTTTTGCGACAAGAACATCGTCATGCCCAAGAAAAACTGAAGTATTTAGCTTATTATGATGAGTTAACTCATTTACCCAATCAAAGATTATTTATTCACCATTTAGCTCAACAGATTAAGAATAATCAGTTGTTTGCGGTTTTATTGATTAAGCTCGAGCGCTTTTCTAAAATTAAATATAGTTTGGGTCATGCTTTTAGTGACAAGTTGCTAATAGCTGCGATTAAAAGAATTGAAGTTTGTTTACAACCACAAGATTTTTTAGCTCGTGTTGGTACAGATGAATTTGCTATACTCCACATCTTTGAGAAACAAGTACGAAATTTTTCAGCCAATAATCTTTCTTTGGAACAACAAGCACAACATCAAGCTAAAATCATTCACAATCAATTAATAGAACCTTTTCAAGTAGATAAAACGATCGCGTTTTCGGGAATTAGTATTGGCATTGCCTTAAATAGTCTGAGTTACGAACAACCAGAACAATTTTTGCAAGCAGCAGATACAGCAATGAATCAAGCCAAACCTGATTTTGTCAACTATGCAGTGGTTTTTGACAAAAAAATCCATCAGAATGTAGTCAAGAGATTACAATTAGAAAATGATCTTCAACAAGCTATTACTAATAACGAATTACACCTCAATTATCAAGCGATCGTAAATTTAAAAACCGAACAAATTAATTGTTTAGAAGTGTTAGTTCGATGGAAACATCCATTTTTAGGATTAGTATCACCAGGAAAGTTTATTCCTCTTTCTGAAGAAACGGGTTTAATTATTCCTCTTGGTCAATGGGTATTAACTGAAGCTTGTCAACAATTGTCTTTATGGCAAAAACAATTTTCTCATTCTTTGCCTTTAGCAATCAGTGTAAATGTTTCTGGAATTCAACTATCTCATCCAGAATTGATCTCTCACATTGACCGATTACTGCAAAATTTTTCGTTAACAGGAAAACATCTAAAACTAGAAATTACCGAAAGTGTTTTGATGGAAAATCCTTCAGCAGTAACTAAAGTCCTTGAACAATTAAAACAACGCGACATTCAATTGTGCATTGATGATTTTGGTACGGGTTATTCTTCTTTAAATTATTTACGTTATTTGCCAATCGATACTGTAAAAATTGATCGTTGTTTTGTTAGTCAAGAAGGTAACGATAAAAATTACGATATTCTTAAGGCGATTATTAATTTGGCACATAGTTTAGAATTAAATGTTATTGCCGAAGGAATCGAAACCGAAGCTCAACTTCAGATGCTACGGAATTTAGGTTGTGAATATGGACAAGGATTTTTACTAGCTCATCCTCTTAATAGTCAAAATGTAAGAAATTTGATTGAAGAGCAATTTGGATGTTGGTATTCTGCGTAA
- a CDS encoding amino acid ABC transporter substrate-binding protein, with product MKNRQIKQWSSLLLISLLFSFLGGCETGESNPNSETQTNQSQSNNTTNTSSLLERVKSRGNLVCGVNGQLPGFSFVNENGEYSGMDADFCRAVASALFDDPTKVEFRDLSAQERFTAVQSGEVDLVSRNTTWTSSRDSANGMEFAPILFYDGQGVMVSKASKVQKLADLGNKSICVLSGTTTEQNLADQMRKLGLTYQPVVFDDVDALYVAYEQGRCQGVTSDRSQLTARRAVLAEPNNHIVLDEVVSKEPLAPMVANGDSRWSDAVKWITFALIQAEEFGINSQNISEFAATDNPEIKRFLGQEGNFGQDLGLPNDFAARIINHVGNYEEIYERNISQPFGLERGLNALWTDGGLLYSPPFR from the coding sequence ATGAAAAATCGTCAAATTAAGCAATGGAGTTCGTTGCTTCTAATTAGCTTACTATTTTCTTTTTTAGGTGGTTGTGAAACTGGAGAAAGTAATCCCAATTCAGAAACCCAAACTAATCAATCACAGTCAAATAATACAACTAATACTAGCAGTCTTCTTGAGCGAGTAAAAAGTCGTGGTAATCTTGTTTGCGGAGTAAACGGACAACTACCAGGTTTTAGCTTCGTTAATGAAAATGGTGAATATTCAGGCATGGATGCAGATTTTTGTCGCGCAGTAGCATCGGCATTATTTGACGATCCCACTAAGGTTGAATTTCGTGACCTCAGCGCACAAGAGCGTTTTACTGCCGTTCAGTCAGGAGAAGTAGACTTAGTAAGTCGCAATACTACTTGGACTAGTAGTCGTGATAGTGCTAATGGGATGGAATTTGCTCCCATTCTCTTTTACGATGGTCAAGGAGTAATGGTATCCAAAGCTAGCAAAGTTCAAAAATTGGCAGATTTAGGAAATAAATCGATCTGTGTTCTCTCAGGAACAACTACAGAACAAAATTTAGCCGATCAAATGCGAAAGCTCGGACTTACTTATCAACCAGTAGTATTTGATGATGTTGATGCTTTGTATGTCGCTTATGAACAAGGTCGATGTCAAGGAGTTACAAGCGATCGCTCTCAATTAACCGCTCGTCGTGCTGTTTTAGCTGAACCTAATAATCATATCGTTCTTGATGAAGTAGTTTCTAAAGAACCTCTAGCACCAATGGTTGCTAATGGTGATTCTAGATGGTCTGATGCAGTTAAGTGGATTACTTTTGCTTTAATTCAAGCGGAAGAATTTGGCATCAATTCCCAAAATATTAGTGAATTTGCTGCAACAGATAACCCAGAAATTAAACGTTTTTTAGGACAAGAAGGTAATTTTGGACAAGATTTAGGACTTCCTAATGATTTTGCTGCCAGAATTATCAATCATGTTGGTAATTATGAAGAAATTTATGAGCGCAACATTAGTCAACCTTTTGGTTTAGAAAGAGGTCTTAATGCACTTTGGACTGATGGCGGATTATTATATTCTCCTCCGTTTCGTTGA
- a CDS encoding amino acid ABC transporter permease, with translation MTEEKIPFWRDSRILNLVGQAIVLLIVFTVIGILVNNLVRNFQRLGLTFGFNFLSRPASFGIGNSPIPYSPTDPYTKAILVGLLNSLQVMFFGIIIASTIGIIIGISRLSNNWLVRQLATIYVETLRNTPLLLQLFFWYFAVFLKLPSVDNPVVINKIIYLTNRGMDLPWFVFNIKTGSSLIFIIISIILAIIFWRKRIQNIEARGEPGQIWLWLLGGIIFAAFAVFYWGIDWKIPQLKENNITGGINLSPELATLLIGLSIYTAAFIAEVVRAGIQSVNKGQWEAARALGLKPGLVIQLVIFPQALRVMIPPLTSEFLNLAKNSSLAIAIGYNDLYAISSTISNQTGRSIEMLLVVMITYLTINLIISSIMNRLNRSVQLQER, from the coding sequence ATGACTGAAGAAAAAATACCTTTTTGGCGAGATAGTAGAATTCTTAATCTAGTAGGACAAGCAATTGTTTTACTCATTGTCTTTACTGTTATTGGAATTTTAGTCAATAATTTAGTCCGTAATTTTCAACGTTTAGGTTTAACTTTTGGGTTTAATTTTCTATCTCGTCCAGCTTCTTTTGGTATCGGTAATTCACCAATTCCTTATAGTCCTACCGATCCTTACACTAAAGCAATTTTAGTAGGATTGCTCAATTCTTTACAAGTAATGTTTTTTGGCATTATCATTGCCAGCACAATTGGAATTATTATTGGTATTAGTAGATTATCTAATAATTGGTTAGTGCGCCAATTGGCAACAATTTATGTTGAAACTCTCCGCAATACCCCTTTATTATTACAGTTATTTTTTTGGTATTTTGCAGTTTTTTTAAAACTTCCTTCAGTAGATAATCCTGTAGTTATTAATAAAATAATTTATTTGACTAATCGCGGAATGGATCTTCCTTGGTTTGTTTTCAATATCAAAACTGGGTCGAGCTTAATTTTTATTATTATTAGTATTATTTTAGCAATTATTTTTTGGCGTAAAAGAATTCAAAATATTGAAGCAAGAGGAGAACCAGGACAAATATGGCTTTGGTTATTGGGAGGAATAATTTTTGCAGCTTTTGCCGTTTTTTACTGGGGAATTGATTGGAAAATACCACAATTAAAAGAAAATAATATTACAGGGGGAATTAATCTTTCTCCAGAACTAGCTACTTTATTAATTGGATTAAGTATTTATACGGCTGCGTTTATTGCTGAAGTTGTCAGAGCAGGTATTCAATCAGTTAATAAAGGACAGTGGGAAGCAGCAAGAGCGTTAGGTTTAAAACCTGGTTTAGTTATTCAACTGGTAATTTTTCCTCAAGCTTTACGAGTAATGATTCCTCCTTTAACTAGTGAATTTCTCAATTTAGCCAAAAATTCTAGTCTAGCGATCGCGATTGGTTACAATGATCTTTATGCTATTTCTAGTACCATTTCCAATCAAACTGGACGCTCTATAGAAATGTTATTAGTTGTGATGATTACTTATTTGACTATTAATTTAATTATTTCTTCTATAATGAATCGATTAAATCGCTCGGTACAGTTACAAGAAAGATAA
- a CDS encoding CheR family methyltransferase — protein MSINQLFNNNLLEAFISLITEQTGLIIKERDRDDLKKQICNRTQLLNLPSPENYYKLLATTSNTNSLEWQQIIILLTNNESYFFRDTAQIDLLEKQIFPELIQRKQTTKTLRICSAGCSTGEEPYTLAILLKELIPDLVQWNLQIIALDLDREVLKKAAAGVYSSWSFRGVQPRIKQQYFQVKNNQYHLNSDIKEMVKFKNINLVNDSFVQSDWELNNIDLFICRNVFIYFPEDKITTVLNKIYNSLQPLGYLLTGHTELAAQDLSCFKIEVFEESIIYQRPELNNVSNFSSNSIRITQNQLPNLDQISSQQENFSRLINSIEQSQKLLSNPLIQIKPLPIKTNLSFSEIEKLVEQQQYTIAIAELQKLINQPSNQIDYYYLLAKIYADTGKHLDAIAVCESALQIDSLAVSIYYLLAQVKEELGNFIEAKELLKKIIYLDQSFIAAYLNLSQLYQREGDLKKTFKMQIAALNLLKQLPENQKISGMGNLTTQDLISQIKTTI, from the coding sequence ATGTCTATCAATCAATTGTTTAACAATAATCTTCTTGAAGCTTTTATTAGTTTAATTACCGAGCAAACAGGCTTGATTATTAAAGAACGCGACCGCGATGACCTTAAAAAACAAATCTGCAATCGAACTCAATTACTTAATCTACCCTCACCAGAAAATTATTATAAATTACTGGCTACTACATCCAATACTAATTCTTTAGAATGGCAACAAATTATCATTTTATTAACTAACAACGAAAGTTATTTTTTTCGAGATACAGCCCAAATCGATCTGTTAGAAAAACAAATTTTTCCTGAACTTATTCAACGTAAACAAACTACCAAAACTTTACGTATTTGTAGTGCTGGTTGTTCTACTGGAGAAGAACCTTATACTTTAGCAATACTTCTTAAAGAACTTATTCCAGATTTAGTTCAATGGAATTTACAAATTATTGCTTTAGATCTTGATCGTGAAGTTCTCAAAAAAGCAGCAGCAGGAGTTTATAGTTCTTGGTCTTTTCGAGGTGTACAACCACGAATTAAACAACAATATTTTCAAGTGAAAAATAATCAGTACCATCTCAATTCAGATATTAAAGAGATGGTTAAATTTAAAAATATTAATTTAGTTAATGATTCTTTTGTTCAGAGCGATTGGGAATTAAATAATATTGATTTATTTATTTGTCGCAATGTTTTTATTTACTTTCCCGAAGATAAAATTACTACTGTTTTAAATAAAATCTATAATTCTCTACAACCTTTAGGTTACTTACTTACAGGCCATACTGAATTAGCTGCGCAAGATTTAAGCTGTTTTAAAATTGAAGTTTTTGAAGAGTCAATTATTTATCAACGTCCTGAATTAAATAATGTTAGTAATTTCTCTTCTAACTCAATTAGAATAACTCAAAACCAACTTCCTAATTTAGATCAAATCTCTTCTCAACAAGAAAACTTTAGTCGTTTGATTAACTCTATCGAGCAATCTCAAAAACTATTATCTAATCCGTTAATTCAGATTAAACCTTTACCAATTAAAACTAATTTATCTTTTTCAGAAATAGAAAAACTCGTAGAACAACAACAATATACAATAGCGATCGCAGAACTACAAAAATTAATTAATCAACCAAGTAATCAAATAGATTACTATTATTTATTAGCCAAAATTTATGCTGATACTGGCAAACATCTAGACGCGATCGCAGTTTGCGAATCTGCTTTACAAATAGATTCTTTAGCTGTGTCTATTTATTATCTTTTAGCTCAAGTCAAAGAAGAATTAGGTAATTTTATCGAAGCTAAAGAATTACTTAAAAAAATTATTTATCTCGATCAATCATTTATTGCTGCTTATTTAAATCTGAGTCAACTTTATCAGCGAGAAGGTGATTTAAAAAAGACTTTTAAAATGCAAATTGCTGCTTTAAATCTTCTTAAACAATTACCTGAAAACCAAAAAATTTCTGGCATGGGTAATTTAACAACTCAAGATTTAATTTCTCAAATAAAAACAACAATTTGA
- the cheB gene encoding chemotaxis-specific protein-glutamate methyltransferase CheB: protein MSPIKVLLVEDSPIALTILQKILATSSEITVVGTASNGIEALDLIPKLEPNVICTDLQMAKMDGLEFTKQVMAKYPKPILIISNSVQQSDTENIFELLQAGAVDVFPKPVGGQATEYEQVKQTLLNKIKILSGVSVFTKPLKDQRHSSRTNNPGLIEATVQITSSAKISSRVQLITIGASTGGPQALAKLLKPLPSDFPVPIICTQHISEGFLSGLVSWLGRECKLAVKIAERGEIPIPGTVYFAPEKHHLEIDTQGKFIYLDHPPVDGHRPSVTVTFKAVARHYSRGAVGILLTGMGKDGAEGTKAIADVGGLTIVQDESTCVVFGMPKEAIALGAAQHILPLSEITPFLLKKIF from the coding sequence ATGTCACCCATTAAAGTTTTATTAGTCGAAGATTCGCCCATTGCTTTGACAATCTTACAAAAAATTTTGGCTACGTCTTCAGAAATCACAGTAGTTGGTACTGCCAGTAATGGCATCGAAGCATTAGATTTGATTCCTAAACTCGAACCAAACGTAATTTGTACCGATCTCCAGATGGCAAAAATGGATGGTTTAGAATTTACTAAACAAGTAATGGCTAAATATCCTAAGCCAATTTTAATCATTAGTAACTCGGTACAACAAAGCGATACCGAAAATATTTTTGAACTACTTCAAGCAGGTGCAGTTGATGTTTTTCCTAAACCAGTAGGCGGACAAGCTACGGAATACGAACAAGTTAAACAAACATTACTCAACAAAATCAAAATTTTATCAGGAGTATCGGTCTTTACAAAACCTCTAAAAGATCAGCGTCATTCTAGTCGTACTAACAATCCAGGATTAATTGAAGCAACAGTTCAAATTACCTCTTCTGCCAAGATTAGTTCTCGCGTTCAACTCATAACTATTGGTGCATCGACGGGGGGACCTCAAGCTTTAGCTAAACTGCTCAAACCTTTACCAAGTGACTTTCCTGTCCCCATTATTTGTACTCAACATATTAGTGAGGGGTTTTTATCAGGATTAGTTAGTTGGTTGGGGAGAGAGTGTAAATTAGCCGTTAAAATTGCTGAGAGAGGAGAAATCCCTATCCCAGGAACAGTTTATTTTGCTCCTGAAAAACATCATTTAGAAATAGATACTCAAGGAAAATTTATTTATTTGGATCATCCACCAGTCGATGGTCATCGTCCTTCTGTAACTGTTACTTTTAAAGCAGTTGCGAGACACTATAGTAGAGGTGCGGTTGGAATTCTTCTCACAGGCATGGGAAAAGATGGTGCAGAAGGAACAAAAGCGATCGCAGATGTTGGTGGTTTAACTATTGTTCAAGACGAAAGTACCTGTGTTGTCTTTGGAATGCCTAAAGAAGCGATCGCTTTAGGTGCAGCACAACATATTCTTCCTCTTTCAGAAATTACACCCTTTTTACTCAAAAAAATCTTTTAA